A single region of the Fusarium keratoplasticum isolate Fu6.1 chromosome 7, whole genome shotgun sequence genome encodes:
- a CDS encoding Oxidored-FMN domain-containing protein, whose protein sequence is MGSISVDQYTDFRSIAVDGLPFFTPKQRVPVGTALLALDEGVTEDTITPAFRPITIRSKTFQNRIWVAPMCMYSCQDGMFSDFHVMHYGQWAMRGSALITLEATAVTQRGRNTPQDAGLWSDDHIPPLKRVIDVIHSQSQKVAIQLQHAGRKCSICPPWLGLRLVPDAYGGFAKDVQGPTAEPWNENYATPSEMTEAEILETIEAYGKAAARAVRAGIDVIAIHGAHGYLIHSFASPATNKRTDRWGGSFEGRTRFGIEVVRAVRRNIPEDMPLFWKISAVDWLPTGKGWGLEDTLRYVPILASEGVDLFDVSSGGTDRHQKVQLGQQYQVPFAKAVKDLKLPNVFVGAVGWIRDGETVHDILSNEKADVVHVAREFLRDPNFVQKVALSTKTEVTWVDQYHRAPMNKKYVESTTTITTDRKAMDNVTQTHENQSSNKMSS, encoded by the exons ATGGGTTCCATCTCAGTCGACCAGTACACCGACTTCAGGAGCATCGCTGTCGATGGACTTCCCTTCTTCACTCCCAAACAGCGTGTGCCCGTGGGCACGGCACTTTTGGCGCTTGATGAGGGTGTGACGGAGGATACCATCACTCCGGCTTTCCGTCCCATTACAATCCGCAGCAAGACTTTCCAGAATCGCATTTGGGTTGCCCCTATGTGCATGTATAGTTGCCAGGACGGCATGTTCAGCGACTTTCATGTTATGCATTATGGTCAATGGGCCATGAGAGGCAGTGCCCTGATCACATTGGAGGCAACTGCTGTCACACAGAGG GGGCGGAACACTCCACAAGACGCAGGCCTCTGGTCTGATGACCATATCCCACCTCTTAAGCGGGTTATCGATGTGATCCACTCTCAGTCACAAAAGGTTGCTATCCAGCTACAACACGCGGGGCGGAAGTGTAGCATATGCCCCCCATGGCTTGGACTTCGTCTTGTCCCCGACGCCTATGGCGGATTTGCCAAAGACGTGCAAGGCCCAACTGCCGAGCCTTGGAACGAAAACTATGCCACACCAAGCGAGATGACGGAGGCAGAGATTCTTGAGACTATTGAGGCTTATGGTAAAGCTGCTGCCCGTGCCGTCAGGGCAGGCATTGATGTCATCGCAATCCACGGGGCCCACGGATATCTCATCCATTCCTTTGCCTCTCCTGCT ACCAACAAGAGGACCGATAGATGGGGTGGAAGCTTCGAGGGCCGCACTCGATTTGGTATCGAGGTCGTTAGAGCTGTTCGACGCAATATCCCAGAAGATATGCCACTCTTTTGGAAGATCTCGGCTGTAGACTGGCTTCCTACTGGGAAGGGCTGGGGGCTGGAAGACACTCTCCGATATGTGCCAATCCTGGCCAGCGAGGGCGTCGACCTGTTTGACGTTTCCAGCGGAGGAACCGATAGACACCAGAAAGTGCAGCTGGGACAGCAGTACCAAGTTCCCTTTGCGAAAGCCGTGAAGGACCTGAAGCTGCCCAACGTATTTGTCGGCGCCGTGGGTTGGATCCGAGACGGAGAAACAGTTCATGAT ATTCTGAGCAATGAAAAAGCAGACGTTGTCCATGTCGCCCGCGAGTTCTTGCGAGATCCCAACTTTGTTCAGAAGGTTGCGCTCTCCACCAAGACAGAAGTCACTTGGGTTGACCAATATCACCGCGCGCCAA TGAACAAAAAGTATGTCGAGTCAACCACCACGATAACTACGGATCGAAAGGCCATGGATAATGTCACACAGACACATGAAAACCAGTCTTCAAACAAGATGAGCTCTTAG
- a CDS encoding MFS domain-containing protein, with protein MASQVPIPGTVQLVDAQGIFNVKHGQQARDIVLVPQPTDNPDDPLRWSVPRKTRNIICAMTWCFFVAAMISGLSPAYLLIERDTGISVADLSTGNGLLFLFLGWGTMITQCLALNYGRRLTLMVSIICTTGVTLWTAYVQTRGEFFANRILLGIVSSPQETLIEVIIGDIFFTHDRGFYMGAYSWTLWCGAFLAPVASGYVAQDLGWRWVQYVLTFIGAGVAVVTFFFFEETMFYRHNNVGDFRGISGLDPDHTGNVTEVVADAKSGADEEAKIRAVNRDEDSTSRSIETSAFESTESTRTYLDKLKFWGFRDSRQPNTFKLFFLPIQLLLMFPGMFFGGLLVGGILSWYNVVGGSLALILGNPPYNFSANNIGLCYLACVVGVTIGCFISGWMSDALALRLARRNGGVMEPEQRLWTCLIALVAHPAGCLLYGVGASYQIHWFGIVFGLGLISVTLPMGSNLAFTYILDSYKEVAGEGLVSAILIRNMMGFAFGYAVVPMIENLGLRYAFVLIAILGLALWCSAIVMIYVGKTLRRSTAQSYWNLVERYGATAH; from the exons ATGGCGTCTCAAGTACCCATCCCTGGTACGGTTCAACTCGTCGATGCTCAGGGCATCTTCAACGTCAAGCATGGTCAACAAGCCCGAGACATTGTCCTTGTCCCCCAACCCACCGACAATCCCGATGATCCTTTACGATGGAGCGTCCCCCGAAAGACAAGAAACATCATCTGTGCTATGACGTGGTGCTTCTTTGTTGCTGCCATGATCTCGGGCCTGTCGCCGGCGTACCTTCTCATCGAGCGCGATACTGGAATTTCTGTTGCCGACCTCAGCACGGGAAATGGCCTTCTCTTTCTGTTTCTCGGCTGGGGTACAATGATTACACAGTGTCTTGCACTGAACTACGGCCGTCGCTTGACCCTCATGGTGTCTATCATCTGCACCACTGGCGTAACCCTATGGACAGCATACGTGCAGACGAGAGGGGAGTTCTTCGCCAACAGAATCCTCCTCGGCATTGTGTCTTCTCCACAGGAGACGCTCATTGAGGTTATCATCGGAGATATCTTCTTTACGCACGACCGAGGTTTCTACATGGGTGCTTACAGTTGGACCCTATGGTGCGGTGCGTTTCTGGCGCCCGTGGCATCTGGCTACGTCGCGCAGGATCTTGGTTGGCGATGGGTCCAATATGTCTTGACCTTCATTGGAGCCGGCGTTGCAGTTGTAaccttctttttctttgaaGAGACAATGTTCTACCGCCATAACAACGTTGGAGACTTTCGCGGCATCTCGGGTCTTGACCCAGACCACACGGGCAATGTCACCGAAGTGGTTGCTGACGCCAAGTCCGGTGcagacgaagaggccaagaTACGGGCAGTCAACCGAGACGAAGATTCCACCTCCAGGTCTATCGAGACATCCGCATTCGAGTCAACAGAAAGCACCAGGACctacctcgacaagctcaagttcTGGGGCTTCCGTGATTCACGACAACCAAACACCTTCAAGCTTTTCTTCTTGCccatccagctcctcctcatgTTTCCTGGCATGTTCTTCggtggcctcctcgtcggtggaATCCTCTCCTGGTACAACGTTGTCGGCGGCTCGCTGGCCCTGATTCTCGGCAACCCTCCGTACAACTTTAGCGCAAACAACATCGGCCTTTGCTATCTCGCTTGTGTCGTTGGCGTCACTATCGGTTGCTTCATCTCAGGTTGGATGTCGGATGCTCTCGCCCTCCGCCTTGCGCGACGAAATGGAGGCGTCATGGAACCTGAGCAGCGTCTCTGGACTTGTCTCATTGCCCTCGTGGCGCACCCTGCCGGCTGTCTCCTCTATGGAGTTGGTGCATCATATCAGATCCATTGGTTCGGAATCGTATTTGGTCTAGGCCTCATCTCTGTCACTCTTCCAATGGGCTCCAACCTAGCCTTTACCTACATTCTCGACAGTTACAAGGAGGTTGCCGGCGAGGGTCTTGTCTCAGCTATCCTTATCCGCAACATGATGG GTTTTGCTTTCGGTTACGCTGTCGTCCCGATGATTGAGAATCTTGGCCTTCGGTATGCATTTGTGCTGATTGCcatcttgggcttggccttgTGGTGCAGCGCAATCGTGATGATTTATGTTGGGAAGACTCTTCGACGCTCGACTGCCCAGTCATACTGGAATCTCGTTGAACGATATGGTGCCACGGCTCATTAA
- a CDS encoding C2H2-type domain-containing protein, producing MTEASVSNIATQTPQEQLMGKFSIHDPVYEPSNNNPDALSSNGGPSTSGDDQMDVAVETAVDFTQLVGFETDFFSHETGMINDYLMGVFSPLDYRTPMIDNVSDGYGGMDRGPVATVPSVLGADYREPSAPVQIAIAREETQDSVVESLVFDRETPVDQRSRGGGEVGGSLDAIDDVIGSNPWAVSTAAFSKLTAEVAKHEHLLPESFTLPCRQTLSRYVASYIRGFHPHLPFIHIPTSCVETMAPVLLLSLAATGSFYGFEHTHGYAMILLAKSIIAEKLEQRRRESTSRLVRSFPRYAELPNSSSGEHDASARPRVTPQPVPTPVFDLELVQALVILQMTMSWLDGPFAEDALAMSSQLAAVTREGLSHPPVEDGHKTWKDWSLEEAKRRTLLSAYFVLNIQTICFNVPPQITTSEANLMLPCSEAEFKAPSPAAWHRLHRKHNVHDMDFRSCLKQLLSGKSLAKEVSAAEFGNYMLVQALLVQIYFERQAASVLLSSSSSLSPSTIQLYDGALAAWSTCWDSAIESALDPSSVHGPLAFNSTAILRLAHVHLGADLFSQCALNSRDPRVVAQAFEPHRNPILLGSAHLDKAVLHAIYALRIPVRVGIAFVARGRTGHWSVQHAISNFACALLLTHWLENIFNLVSSRGLDGLRHEERRLLSMIERLIEETHLHDGLGPKDCYPNRIRRLAIAAVKLWAETCQGIQVYELVHIMGETLSLVAELLESRL from the coding sequence ATGACTGAAGCCAGTGTCTCCAACATTGCGACCCAGACACCTCAAGAACAACTGATGGGGAAATTTTCTATACACGATCCTGTTTACGAACCCTCAAATAACAACCCTGATGCCCTCTCAAGTAATGGTGGCCCCTCAACGTCTGGTGATGACCAGATGGATGTGGCCGTCGAGACGGCAGTCGACTTCACCCAACTGGTGGGCTTTGAGAccgacttcttctcccatGAAACAGGCATGATAAATGATTACCTTATGGGTGTATTTTCTCCGCTAGACTACCGGACACCAATGATCGACAATGTATCCGATGGGTACGGTGGAATGGACAGGGGGCCGGTCGCGACAGTTCCAAGTGTTCTGGGCGCTGATTATCGCGAACCATCAGCCCCAGTACAAATCGCCATTGCAAGAGAGGAAACCCAGGACTCTGTGGTTGAGTCGCTCGTCTTCGATCGTGAAACTCCAGTGGATCAGAGGAGTCGGGGCGGAGGCGAAGTTGGCGGATCATTGGATGCTATTGACGACGTTATAGGGTCTAATCCGTGGGCAGTGTCGACGGCTGCTTTCAGTAAACTAACTGCCGAGGTTGCAAAGCATGAGCATCTATTACCGGAGTCCTTCACCCTCCCATGCCGACAGACCTTATCGCGATATGTCGCCAGCTACATTCGTGGGttccatccccatctcccTTTCATACATATTCCAACATCTTGCGTGGAGACTATGGCGCCTGTCTTACTGCTTTCGCTCGCCGCTACTGGGTCGTTCTATGGTTTTGAGCATACGCACGGGTATGCCATGATCCTTCTGGCCAAGTCAATCATCGCCGAGAAACTTGAGCAACGTCGCCGAGAGTCTACTTCCCGCCTGGTTCGAAGTTTTCCACGCTATGCCGAGCTGCCTAATAGTTCCTCTGGAGAGCACGACGCATCCGCACGACCAAGGGTGACGCCACAACCCGTACCTACTCCCGTCTTCGATCTCGAGTTGGTACAAGCTCTGGTGATCCTCCAGATGACCATGTCTTGGCTTGATGGACCATTTGCCGAGGATGCGCTGGCCATGAGTAGCCAACTTGCGGCGGTTACTCGCGAGGGCTTGAGCCATCCACCCGTGGAAGATGGACACAAGACTTGGAAGGACTGGTCccttgaagaagcaaagCGACGTACGCTATTATCTGCTTACTTCGTGCTCAATATCCAGACCATCTGCTTCAACGTACCACCCCAAATCACCACCTCCGAGGCCAACCTCATGCTTCCGTGTTCTGAAGCAGAGTTCAAAGCACCTAGTCCGGCTGCCTGGCACCGCCTCCACCGCAAACATAATGTCCATGATATGGACTTTCGAAGCTGTCTCAAACAGTTGCTGTCTGGAAAGTCACTTGCCAAGGAAGTCTCGGCAGCTGAATTCGGGAACTACATGCTCGTCCAGGCCCTGTTGGTGCAGATTTACTTTGAAAGACAAGCTGCCTCAGTTCTCTTGAGCTCTTCGTCAAGCCTTTCGCCTTCTACAATCCAGCTTTACGACGGTGCTCTTGCTGCGTGGTCAACATGCTGGGATTCTGCCATTGAGTCTGCGTTGGATCCCTCATCCGTCCACGGACCATTGGCTTTCAACTCAACCGCCATCCTCCGGTTGGCCCATGTGCATCTCGGAGCTGACTTGTTCAGTCAGTGCGCTCTCAACTCGCGGGATCCCCGAGTGGTTGCCCAGGCCTTTGAACCGCATCGAAACCCCATTTTACTTGGCTCCGCACACCTGGACAAAGCTGTTCTCCATGCCATATACGCATTGAGAATTCCCGTGAGGGTTGGGATAGCGTTTGTGGCCCGAGGCCGAACGGGTCATTGGAGTGTCCAGCATGCTATTAGTAACTTTGCGTGTGCGCTGCTTCTTACGCACTGGCTTGAAAATATCTTCAACCTAGTCTCTTCAAGAGGACTAGACGGTCTGAGGCATGAGGAGAGGCGTCTACTCTCCATGATTGAACGCCTTATCGAAGAGACGCATCTACATGATGGCCTAGGGCCAAAGGACTGCTACCCAAACCGGATACGACGGCTGGCCATCGCCGCGGTGAAGCTTTGGGCTGAAACCTGTCAGGGTATTCAGGTATATGAGCTAGTTCATATTATGGGCGAGACACTTTCTCTGGTCGCAGAGTTATTGGAGAGTCGTCTTTGA
- a CDS encoding SMI1-KNR4 domain-containing protein: MAQFKKFDADTVLTSRDVPALYQSIQGLAKEFAVLGQIKTAKSLISLLLSQYSSDWQLRQIKSLKFAFAEVDEWPDQIPQKERTEEALDSVATDITPDFGNESDAEEDDPAELGVLLETAKDSDASSGGAAMERSNALATALAMAIRLASRHTSSIEEIEADPKVQKALGYIAMRMHGNQAINRLTEHRTNWRLLSTGALARKIPVDMTKVEAFGQEVIATFTERLKNGRHAHPREKKSIRELLDELNRNTRANGTNEYEAMGEEVPESLFVLPPATDEQISALERRLDIVLPDDYKEFFKISNGFGGTWNGYYLEPPLHGVDDVEWAEFYGDILPIELHESPTGNLDLDLPGGREWPTYGRPIELGSEDVLQAQFVPPHDTRRAIEAYKECLESPETPDAVKQHTRKLIASKYGSWEAFEKLEWVAMDQHDTESVAYGTFTQFLQERVQKSEMGSWQGQGERDCGSFAYSCMADHPSANRKRRFGE; this comes from the coding sequence ATGGCCCAGTTCAAGAAGTTCGACGCCGACACTGTCCTTACGAGCCGAGATGTTCCGGCTTTGTATCAGTCAATCCAGGGATTGGCCAAGGAATTCGCCGTCCTAGGCCAAATCAAAACAGCAAAGTCATTAATATCACTCCTCCTCTCGCAATATTCTTCCGACTGGCAGCTCCGGCAAATCAAGTCTCTCAAGTTTGCCTTTGCGGAAGTAGATGAATGGCCTGACCAAATCCCTCAGAAAGAGAGGACGGAAGAAGCGTTGGACAGTGTGGCCACCGACATCACCCCGGATTTTGGGAATGAGAGCGAcgccgaagaggatgaccCGGCCGAGTTGGGTGTGCTCCTAGAGACTGCTAAAGACAGTGATGCTTCCTCAGGAGGCGCAGCCATGGAGCGGAGCAACGCGCTTGCTACCGCTCTCGCCATGGCCATTCGGTTGGCATCTCGGCATACATCCTCCATTGAGGAGATCGAAGCGGATCCAAAGGTCCAAAAAGCTCTTGGGTATATCGCTATGAGAATGCACGGGAACCAGGCCATCAATCGTCTCACTGAGCACCGCACGAACTGGCGTCTTCTGTCTACCGGTGCCCTGGCTCGAAAAATTCCGGTCGACATGACCAAAGTTGAGGCGTTTGGCCAAGAAGTTATCGCCACTTTTACTGAGCGCCTGAAGAATGGGCGTCATGCGCATCCGAGGGAAAAGAAGTCAATCAGGGAACTTCTTGACGAGTTGAACCGCAACACAAGAGCCAACGGGACAAACGAGTACGAGGCAATGGGGGAGGAGGTGCCAGAATCTCTCTTTGTTCTACCGCCTGCAACGGATGAGCAGATATCAGCTCTCGAGCGCAGGCTCGACATCGTTCTTCCAGATGACTACAAAGAGTTTTTCAAGATCAGCAACGGGTTTGGTGGCACGTGGAATGGTTACTACCTGGAACCGCCTCTCCACGGAGTCGACGACGTTGAGTGGGCAGAGTTTTACGGTGATATTCTTCCGATTGAGTTGCATGAGAGTCCAACCGGAAACCTGGATCTCGACCTCCCGGGTGGAAGAGAGTGGCCAACCTATGGAAGGCCAATTGAGCTCGGAAGCGAGGATGTCCTTCAGGCTCAGTTCGTACCACCACACGACACCAGGAGAGCTATTGAGGCATACAAGGAGTGTCTAGAGAGTCCCGAAACTCCAGATGCTGTAAAGCAGCACACTCGCAAACTCATCGCTTCCAAGTATGGGAGCTGGGAGGcgtttgagaagctcgaaTGGGTGGCGATGGACCAGCACGATACTGAGAGCGTTGCCTATGGTACATTTACGCAGTTTTTGCAAGAAAGGGTTCAAAAATCGGAGATGGGTAGTTGGCAGGGCCAAGGGGAGAGAGACTGTGGAAGTTTCGCCTATTCCTGCATGGCTGATCACCCTTCAGCGAACAGAAAGAGACGGTTTGGAGAATGA